Proteins encoded in a region of the Pieris brassicae chromosome 3, ilPieBrab1.1, whole genome shotgun sequence genome:
- the LOC123706801 gene encoding putative protein kinase C delta type homolog isoform X4, with amino-acid sequence MIFTGGGARRRPPPAPARPRPPAYQRLHDNWVGAGRPVGGYDEARQSRGKRITQRRGAIKHHKIHEVHGHRFVAKFFRQPTFCAFCKEFLWGFGKQGYRCVVCQTAVHKRCHDKLLGKCPGSSAHSDATVFLRERFKVDVPHRFRPHQFMSPTFCDHCGALLAPFFTHQLKCQDCDVNCHRKCEKLTANLCGVNQRLLVEALALRTASKKGAEPSSSSSASVSHGHTHNLQHQEPEQSTAYDLFKKTGKFTPPARSIPRFRKYTIDDFHFIKVLGKGSFGKVMLAELRDTEYYYAVKCLKKDVVLEDDDVECTLIERKVLALGTNHPYLCHLFATFQTDSHLFFVMEYLNGGDLMFHIQQSGRFPEPRARFYGAEIISGLKFLHKRGIVYRDLKLDNILLDFEGHVRIADFGMCKLQIYLDKTADTFCGTPDYMAPEIIKGLKYNQTVDWWSFGVLLYEMLIGQSPFSGCDEDELFWSICNELPSFPRFLSADGLDILTRLLDKDARSRLGGPECEHGDVRDHPFFREVPWDRLERRDLPAPFKPRVRHPLDTQYFDRAFTCERPRLTAVEPHVLRSMDQGPFRGFSYTNPNASDR; translated from the exons ATGATATTCACGGGCGGGGGGGCGCGTCGCCGGCCTCCGCCAGCGCCAGCTCGCCCTCGCCCGCCCGCCTATCAGCGATTGCACGACAAC TGGGTGGGTGCGGGTCGGCCTGTCGGCGGCTATGATGAGGCGCGCCAGTCTCGCGGCAAGCGCATCACGCAGCGACGCGGCGCCATCAAACACCATAA AATCCACGAAGTGCACGGGCACCGGTTTGTAGCGAAGTTCTTCAGGCAGCCGACGTTCTGCGCTTTCTGCAAGGAGTTCCTCTGGGGCTTCGGGAAACAAGGCTATCGCTGTGTGGTCTGTCAGACTGCTGTGCATAAACGATGCCACGACAAGCTGCTGGGAAAATGCCCCGGCTCCTCTGCACACTCTGATGCCACCGTG TTCCTACGCGAAAGGTTCAAAGTGGACGTGCCGCACCGATTTCGTCCGCATCAGTTCATGTCACCAACCTTCTGCGACCACTGCGGAGCTCTTCTCGCCCCTTTTTTCACGCATCAACTAAAGTGCCAAG ATTGTGATGTAAACTGCCATCGGAAATGCGAAAAGCTGACAGCAAATCTATGTGGAGTTAACCAGAGGCTTTTGGTCGAGGCTTTAGCTCTCCGCACTGCGTCTAAAAAAG GTGCCGAGCCCAGTTCGTCATCCTCGGCCTCCGTATCTCACGGCCACACCCACAACCTGCAGCACCAAGAGCCCG AACAATCGACGGCGTATGACCTATTCAAAAAGACAGGAAAGTTTACTCCTCCTGCGAGAAGCATCCCCCGCTTTAGGAAGTACACCATAGACGACTTCCACTTCATCAAGGTCTTAGGAAAGGGAAGCTTCGGAAAG GTGATGTTGGCGGAGCTGCGAGACACGGAGTACTACTACGCTGTGAAGTGCCTGAAAAAAGATGTGGTGCTGGAAGATGACGACGTGGAGTGCACTCTTATCGAGAGGAAGGTGCTAGCGCTCGGCACCAACCACCCTTATCTTTGCCATCTCTTCGCCACCTTTCAGACAGAC TCTCATCTGTTCTTCGTGATGGAGTACCTGAATGGTGGTGATTTGATGTTCCACATTCAACAAAGCGGCCGCTTCCCTGAACCCCGGGCTCGATTCTATGGCGCCGAAATTATTTCGGGACTGAAGTTTTTGCACAAGAGAGGAATAGTATACAG GGATTTGAAATTAGATAACATTCTTCTCGACTTCGAGGGCCACGTGCGAATAGCGGACTTTGGCATGTGCAAACTACAGATATATTTGGACAAAACGGCGGACACCTTCTGCGGCACTCCCGATTACATGGCTCCTGAG ATAATCAAGGGCTTGAAGTACAACCAGACGGTGGACTGGTGGTCTTTCGGCGTGCTACTGTACGAGATGCTGATCGGGCAGAGCCCCTTCAGCGGCTGCGACGAGGACGAGTTGTTCTGGTCCATCTGCAACGAGCTGCCTTCTTTCCCGCGATTCCTCTCGGCCGACGGCCTCGACATACTCACTCGG CTGTTGGACAAGGACGCCCGCTCTCGCCTGGGAGGACCGGAGTGCGAGCACGGAGACGTTCGCGATCACCCCTTCTTCCGCGAAGTGCCTTGGGACCGTCTCGAGCGCCGCGATCTTCCCGCTCCGTTCAAGCCTCGCGTG CGTCACCCGCTGGACACGCAGTACTTCGATCGCGCCTTTACGTGCGAGCGGCCCCGCCTGACGGCCGTCGAGCCCCACGTTCTGCGCTCCATGGACCAAGGCCCTTTCCGGGGCTTCTCCTACACCAACCCTAACGCCTCCGACCGGTGA
- the LOC123706801 gene encoding putative protein kinase C delta type homolog isoform X5, whose product MSSFFRWVGAGRPVGGYDEARQSRGKRITQRRGAIKHHKIHEVHGHRFVAKFFRQPTFCAFCKEFLWGFGKQGYRCVVCQTAVHKRCHDKLLGKCPGSSAHSDATVFLRERFKVDVPHRFRPHQFMSPTFCDHCGALLAPFFTHQLKCQDCDVNCHRKCEKLTANLCGVNQRLLVEALALRTASKKGAEPSSSSSASVSHGHTHNLQHQEPEQSTAYDLFKKTGKFTPPARSIPRFRKYTIDDFHFIKVLGKGSFGKVMLAELRDTEYYYAVKCLKKDVVLEDDDVECTLIERKVLALGTNHPYLCHLFATFQTDSHLFFVMEYLNGGDLMFHIQQSGRFPEPRARFYGAEIISGLKFLHKRGIVYRDLKLDNILLDFEGHVRIADFGMCKLQIYLDKTADTFCGTPDYMAPEIIKGLKYNQTVDWWSFGVLLYEMLIGQSPFSGCDEDELFWSICNELPSFPRFLSADGLDILTRLLDKDARSRLGGPECEHGDVRDHPFFREVPWDRLERRDLPAPFKPRVRHPLDTQYFDRAFTCERPRLTAVEPHVLRSMDQGPFRGFSYTNPNASDR is encoded by the exons ATGTCTTCATTCTTTCGG TGGGTGGGTGCGGGTCGGCCTGTCGGCGGCTATGATGAGGCGCGCCAGTCTCGCGGCAAGCGCATCACGCAGCGACGCGGCGCCATCAAACACCATAA AATCCACGAAGTGCACGGGCACCGGTTTGTAGCGAAGTTCTTCAGGCAGCCGACGTTCTGCGCTTTCTGCAAGGAGTTCCTCTGGGGCTTCGGGAAACAAGGCTATCGCTGTGTGGTCTGTCAGACTGCTGTGCATAAACGATGCCACGACAAGCTGCTGGGAAAATGCCCCGGCTCCTCTGCACACTCTGATGCCACCGTG TTCCTACGCGAAAGGTTCAAAGTGGACGTGCCGCACCGATTTCGTCCGCATCAGTTCATGTCACCAACCTTCTGCGACCACTGCGGAGCTCTTCTCGCCCCTTTTTTCACGCATCAACTAAAGTGCCAAG ATTGTGATGTAAACTGCCATCGGAAATGCGAAAAGCTGACAGCAAATCTATGTGGAGTTAACCAGAGGCTTTTGGTCGAGGCTTTAGCTCTCCGCACTGCGTCTAAAAAAG GTGCCGAGCCCAGTTCGTCATCCTCGGCCTCCGTATCTCACGGCCACACCCACAACCTGCAGCACCAAGAGCCCG AACAATCGACGGCGTATGACCTATTCAAAAAGACAGGAAAGTTTACTCCTCCTGCGAGAAGCATCCCCCGCTTTAGGAAGTACACCATAGACGACTTCCACTTCATCAAGGTCTTAGGAAAGGGAAGCTTCGGAAAG GTGATGTTGGCGGAGCTGCGAGACACGGAGTACTACTACGCTGTGAAGTGCCTGAAAAAAGATGTGGTGCTGGAAGATGACGACGTGGAGTGCACTCTTATCGAGAGGAAGGTGCTAGCGCTCGGCACCAACCACCCTTATCTTTGCCATCTCTTCGCCACCTTTCAGACAGAC TCTCATCTGTTCTTCGTGATGGAGTACCTGAATGGTGGTGATTTGATGTTCCACATTCAACAAAGCGGCCGCTTCCCTGAACCCCGGGCTCGATTCTATGGCGCCGAAATTATTTCGGGACTGAAGTTTTTGCACAAGAGAGGAATAGTATACAG GGATTTGAAATTAGATAACATTCTTCTCGACTTCGAGGGCCACGTGCGAATAGCGGACTTTGGCATGTGCAAACTACAGATATATTTGGACAAAACGGCGGACACCTTCTGCGGCACTCCCGATTACATGGCTCCTGAG ATAATCAAGGGCTTGAAGTACAACCAGACGGTGGACTGGTGGTCTTTCGGCGTGCTACTGTACGAGATGCTGATCGGGCAGAGCCCCTTCAGCGGCTGCGACGAGGACGAGTTGTTCTGGTCCATCTGCAACGAGCTGCCTTCTTTCCCGCGATTCCTCTCGGCCGACGGCCTCGACATACTCACTCGG CTGTTGGACAAGGACGCCCGCTCTCGCCTGGGAGGACCGGAGTGCGAGCACGGAGACGTTCGCGATCACCCCTTCTTCCGCGAAGTGCCTTGGGACCGTCTCGAGCGCCGCGATCTTCCCGCTCCGTTCAAGCCTCGCGTG CGTCACCCGCTGGACACGCAGTACTTCGATCGCGCCTTTACGTGCGAGCGGCCCCGCCTGACGGCCGTCGAGCCCCACGTTCTGCGCTCCATGGACCAAGGCCCTTTCCGGGGCTTCTCCTACACCAACCCTAACGCCTCCGACCGGTGA
- the LOC123706801 gene encoding uncharacterized protein LOC123706801 isoform X1, which produces MPLFSEHISNMYYSGTPSYSGVPYGTGYGGSPYGTSYSASYLNPGGSYSNHSSLAPYTRTLSSRWLGRNYSPILGTIAEKGTTSPVRINSPRRTHVTRTYTSHISIPTSYSPRPININTADIDVSRDKYLNRSISTQSIGTRSSRWSPTTGRNKESSQMCEKPKTSVDSTTGSPPQRSTIKRDRPVVRLHTIKRKDRDSPRQPIQHVSEEKGKSQIGINHTQDSNKPGLKWRQRLADDLTYKNKKEKKTIGEILVEKFTLKNKDDEDDNIKREDVMPSSENIASIDKNKLTKRRCSMEQLAEQASLLDSLIRRENLSTATLDLSKTTTETGEKCDDVDQRKRNLADQPNPLKTTKSVHCFMTNPLTKRKSLRKSTSGDNIRRLDRISELPQIRNENLAIDEIKTSLKTHNVKNIKSKPKIKQKITSSVDMPTPPSPLKFIVEDVTIEEKPLHKRKEVVYSSCIEDSNTLNDLNEIQTKSIESEHRKSVKIKSKMSTSSLEETVSPELEDGNFWGKLGKRETIYLINRKKEIDETNEQNKRSMFWFTEEEGELNNEQVSQKMSQCYVSATEPDTKNTKLKKEKENNESITMEQQASKASLCHKDNKLTIKDDDMIIMSSINKNPREQDVHKISLKKIYIDIEEANAHSSCNTISNKSKEFDLSANGSLNKICLKEDISQDIVSSAFKSEGPHLIKHKEVCSLTQNKSLEVCDDKSDNSHLISDRHKVLAGGTKKELQFCKDNSSTFNFSGDIPSVVKRESEKCDNVQIESELTIPIKLPSVKKPISGVNAHQLFANKKPIKNVPAPKPLIATPRPLQKKAPQVLYSSTSSETSSSTESSEEDDDETSDSSTDSSACVNNADGRTSTGSNDSGFDSSAPGSPSGFSFVRKDCDVNCHRKCEKLTANLCGVNQRLLVEALALRTASKKGAEPSSSSSASVSHGHTHNLQHQEPEQSTAYDLFKKTGKFTPPARSIPRFRKYTIDDFHFIKVLGKGSFGKVMLAELRDTEYYYAVKCLKKDVVLEDDDVECTLIERKVLALGTNHPYLCHLFATFQTDSHLFFVMEYLNGGDLMFHIQQSGRFPEPRARFYGAEIISGLKFLHKRGIVYRDLKLDNILLDFEGHVRIADFGMCKLQIYLDKTADTFCGTPDYMAPEIIKGLKYNQTVDWWSFGVLLYEMLIGQSPFSGCDEDELFWSICNELPSFPRFLSADGLDILTRLLDKDARSRLGGPECEHGDVRDHPFFREVPWDRLERRDLPAPFKPRVRHPLDTQYFDRAFTCERPRLTAVEPHVLRSMDQGPFRGFSYTNPNASDR; this is translated from the exons ATGCCGCTTTTTTCCGAACATATTTCGAATATGTATTACAGTGGAACACCTTCGTACTCCGGTGTGCCCTATGGCACTGGCTACGGCGGTTCACCATACGGAACGTCTTACAGTGCATCTTATTTGAATCCCGGAGGAAGTTATAGTAATCACTCATCTTTGGCCCCATATACCAGGACGTTATCGTCGAGGTGGCTTGGTAGAAATTACTCTCCGATACTTGGCACTATTGCGGAAAAAGGTACAACGAGCCCGGTCAGAATCAATAGTCCTCGAAGAACCCATGTCACGAGAACTTATACCTCACACATATCTATACCAACTAGTTATTCACCCCGACCCATAAATATTAACACTGCAGACATTGATGTTTCTCGTGACAAGTACCTAAATAGATCCATATCGACGCAGTCTATTGGTACGAGATCGTCGCGCTGGAGCCCTACGACCGGACGTAACAAAGAATCGTCGCAAATGTGTGAAAAACCCAAGACAAGCGTGGATTCGACGACGGGGTCTCCTCCGCAAAGATCAACAATAAAACGGGATCGGCCAGTCGTTAGATTACACACAATTAAGAGAAAAGATAGAGACTCCCCACGTCAGCCTATTCAACACGTTTCTGAAGAAAAGGGTAAAAGTCAGATTGGGATCAATCATACACAAGATAGTAATAAACCTGGACTGAAATGGAGACAGCGACTTGCTGATGATTtgacgtataaaaataaaaaagaaaagaaaactataGGTGAAATATTAGTGGAAAAATTTACTCTAAAAAATAAGGATGATGAagatgataatattaaaagggAAGATGTTATGCCTTCCTCAGAAAATATTGCaagtatagataaaaataaattaacaaaaagacGTTGTTCTATGGAACAATTGGCAGAACAAGCTTCATTATTAGATTCATTAATTAGGAGAGAGAATTTGAGTACTGCAACTTTAGATTTAAGTAAAACTACCACTGAAACTGGTGAAAAATGTGACGATGTCGACCAAAGAAAAAGAAACCTCGCTGATCAACCAAATCCtctaaaaacaacaaaatcaGTTCATTGTTTTATGACGAATCCGCTGACTAAAAGGAAAAGTTTAAGAAAATCTACTTCGGGCGATAACATTCGTAGATTGGATCGAATATCAGAATTACCACAGATTCGTAATGAAAACCTAGCCattgatgaaataaaaacttcgtTGAAAAcacataatgttaaaaatataaaaagcaaaccgaaaataaaacaaaaaataacctCTAGCGTAGACATGCCGACGCCGCCGAGTCCTTTGAAGTTTATAGTAGAAGATGTCACAATAGAAGAAAAACCGTTACATAAGAGAAAAGAAGTTGTTTATAGCAGTTGTATAGAAGACAGTAACACATTAAATGACTTGAATGAAATTCAAACTAAATCAATTGAAAGTGAACATCGAAAAAGCGTTAAGATAAAGTCTAAAATGTCAACGTCAAGTCTTGAAGAAACAGTTTCACCAGAATTAGAAGATGGAAACTTTTGGGGAAAACTGGGTAAACGAgagacaatttatttaattaatagaaaaaaagaaatagaCGAAACTAATGAGCAAAATAAGCGATCAATGTTTTGGTTTACCGAAGAAGAAGgtgaattaaataatgaacaaGTATCACAAAAGATGTCACAATGTTATGTTAGTGCAACAGAACCCGACACTAAAAatacaaagttaaaaaaagaaaaggaaaATAATGAATCCATTACAATGGAACAACAAGCATCAAAAGCTTCATTGTGTCACAAAGAtaacaaattaacaataaaagacgatgatatgataataatgtcatcaattaataaaaatccaagAGAGCAAGACGTacataaaattagtttaaaaaaaatttacatagaCATAGAAGAGGCTAATGCTCATAGTTCATGTAATACTATATCAAATAAATCTAAGGAATTTGATTTAAGTGCAAATGGTtccctaaataaaatatgtttaaaagaaGATATTTCACAAGATATAGTGTCAAGCGCATTTAAAAGTGAAGGTCCTCATTTGATAAAACATAAAGAAGTTTGTTCTTTAACACAAAACAAATCCTTAGAAGTCTGTGATGATAAAAGTGATAATAGTCACTTAATTTCAGATAGACATAAGGTTTTAGCGGGCGGTACCAAAAAAGAATTGCAATTCTGTAAAGATAACAGTAGCACTTTCAATTTTAGTGGAGATATTCCGAGTGTTGTGAAAAGAGAATCGGAAAAATGCGATAATGTTCAGATTGAATCTGAACTCACAATACCAATAAAGCTGCCTAGCGTCAAGAAACCGATTTCAGGCGTCAACGCCCATCAACTGTTTGCTAATAAAAAGCCTATTAAAAACGTTCCTGCGCCGAAACCACTAATAGCAACACCTCGGCCACTTCAAAAGAAAGCGCCGCAAGTCCTCTATTCCTCTACTTCTTCAGAAACTTCTTCATCGACTGAGTCTTCAGAAGAAGATGACGATGAGACGAGTGACAGCTCAACAGACTCTAGTGCGTGTGTAAATAACGCTGACGGCAGAACTTCAACTGGTTCCAATGATTCTGGATTTGATTCTTCGGCTCCAGGGTCTCCTTCGGGATTCAGCTTTGTTCGAAAAG ATTGTGATGTAAACTGCCATCGGAAATGCGAAAAGCTGACAGCAAATCTATGTGGAGTTAACCAGAGGCTTTTGGTCGAGGCTTTAGCTCTCCGCACTGCGTCTAAAAAAG GTGCCGAGCCCAGTTCGTCATCCTCGGCCTCCGTATCTCACGGCCACACCCACAACCTGCAGCACCAAGAGCCCG AACAATCGACGGCGTATGACCTATTCAAAAAGACAGGAAAGTTTACTCCTCCTGCGAGAAGCATCCCCCGCTTTAGGAAGTACACCATAGACGACTTCCACTTCATCAAGGTCTTAGGAAAGGGAAGCTTCGGAAAG GTGATGTTGGCGGAGCTGCGAGACACGGAGTACTACTACGCTGTGAAGTGCCTGAAAAAAGATGTGGTGCTGGAAGATGACGACGTGGAGTGCACTCTTATCGAGAGGAAGGTGCTAGCGCTCGGCACCAACCACCCTTATCTTTGCCATCTCTTCGCCACCTTTCAGACAGAC TCTCATCTGTTCTTCGTGATGGAGTACCTGAATGGTGGTGATTTGATGTTCCACATTCAACAAAGCGGCCGCTTCCCTGAACCCCGGGCTCGATTCTATGGCGCCGAAATTATTTCGGGACTGAAGTTTTTGCACAAGAGAGGAATAGTATACAG GGATTTGAAATTAGATAACATTCTTCTCGACTTCGAGGGCCACGTGCGAATAGCGGACTTTGGCATGTGCAAACTACAGATATATTTGGACAAAACGGCGGACACCTTCTGCGGCACTCCCGATTACATGGCTCCTGAG ATAATCAAGGGCTTGAAGTACAACCAGACGGTGGACTGGTGGTCTTTCGGCGTGCTACTGTACGAGATGCTGATCGGGCAGAGCCCCTTCAGCGGCTGCGACGAGGACGAGTTGTTCTGGTCCATCTGCAACGAGCTGCCTTCTTTCCCGCGATTCCTCTCGGCCGACGGCCTCGACATACTCACTCGG CTGTTGGACAAGGACGCCCGCTCTCGCCTGGGAGGACCGGAGTGCGAGCACGGAGACGTTCGCGATCACCCCTTCTTCCGCGAAGTGCCTTGGGACCGTCTCGAGCGCCGCGATCTTCCCGCTCCGTTCAAGCCTCGCGTG CGTCACCCGCTGGACACGCAGTACTTCGATCGCGCCTTTACGTGCGAGCGGCCCCGCCTGACGGCCGTCGAGCCCCACGTTCTGCGCTCCATGGACCAAGGCCCTTTCCGGGGCTTCTCCTACACCAACCCTAACGCCTCCGACCGGTGA